In one window of Oncorhynchus gorbuscha isolate QuinsamMale2020 ecotype Even-year linkage group LG23, OgorEven_v1.0, whole genome shotgun sequence DNA:
- the LOC124011246 gene encoding poly(rC)-binding protein 3-like isoform X4, with the protein MEPPKVQQPGEGGLNVTLTIRLLMHGKEVGSIIGKKGETVKKMREEVSASGARINISEGNCPERIVTITGPTDAIFKAFAMIAYKFEEDIINSMSNSPATSKPPVTLRLVVPASQCGSLIGKGGSKIKEMRESTGAQVQVAGDMLPNSTERAVTISGAPEAIIQCVKQICVVMLESPPKGATIPYRPKPASTPIIFSGGQVRADPLGASTANLSLLLQHQPLPAYTIQGQYAIPHPDLTKLHQLAMQQTPFNPLGQTTPAFPGLDASNQASTHELTIPNDLIGCIIGRQGTKINEIRQMSGAQIKIANAMEGSSERQITITGTPANISLAQYLINARFRDVAAMWNDPSSMTTS; encoded by the exons ATGGAACCACCCAAGGTGCAGCAGCCAGGCGAAGGAGGCCTCAACGTCACCCTCACCATCAGGCTTCTGATGCACGGCAAG GAGGTTGGAAGCATCATTGGAAAG aaaggagagacagtgaAGAAGATGCGTGAAGAGGTAAGTGCA AGTGGTGCACGCATCAACATCTCTGAGGGAAACTGCCCAGAGCGGATAGTTACCATCACCGGACCCACAGATGCCATCTTCAAGGCCTTCGCCATGATCGCATACAAGTTTGAAGAG GATATAATCAACTCTATGAGCAACAGTCCAGCCACCAGCAAGCCTCCTGTCACCCTGCGTCTGGTTGTCCCAGCCAGCCAATGTGGCTCCCTCATAGGGAAAGGAGGCTCCAAAATCAAAGAAatgagagag TCCACAGGTGCTCAGGTACAGGTCGCAGGGGACATGCTGCCCAACTCCACTGAACGAGCAGTCACCATCTCAGGAGCCCCGGAAGCCATTATCCAGTGTGTCAAGCAGATCTGTGTTGTCATGCTAGAG tcccCACCGAAAGGTGCCACTATCCCCTACCGCCCCAAGCCTGCCTCCACCCCCATCATTTTTTCAGGTGGCCAGGTAAGAGCCGACCCGCTGGGGGCCTCCACTGCCAACCTCAGCCTCTTACTGCAGCACCAGCCACTGCCT gCGTACACCATTCAGGGACAATACGCCATCCCTCACCCTGAC TTGACCAAGCTCCACCAGTTGGCTATGCAGCAAACCCCCTTTAACCCCCTTGGACAGACCACCCCTGCCTTCCCCG GTCTGGATGCCAGTAACCAGGCCAGTACTCATGAACTCACCATTCCCAATGAT CTAATAGGCTGCATAATCGGGCGCCAGGGAACCAAAATCAACGAGATCCGTCAGATGTCTGGGGCGCAGATCAAAATTGCTAACGCCATGGAAGGGTCATCGGAGCGCCAGATCACCATCACAGGAACCCCCGCCAACATCAGCCTGGCCCAGTACCTCATCAACGCAAG GTTCAGAGACGTGGCGGCCATGTGGAATGACCCATCCTCCATGACGACATCCTAA
- the LOC124011246 gene encoding poly(rC)-binding protein 3-like isoform X12 — MEPPKVQQPGEGGLNVTLTIRLLMHGKEVGSIIGKKGETVKKMREESGARINISEGNCPERIVTITGPTDAIFKAFAMIAYKFEEDIINSMSNSPATSKPPVTLRLVVPASQCGSLIGKGGSKIKEMRESTGAQVQVAGDMLPNSTERAVTISGAPEAIIQCVKQICVVMLESPPKGATIPYRPKPASTPIIFSGGQAYTIQGQYAIPHPDQLTKLHQLAMQQTPFNPLGQTTPAFPAGLDASNQASTHELTIPNDLIGCIIGRQGTKINEIRQMSGAQIKIANAMEGSSERQITITGTPANISLAQYLINARFRDVAAMWNDPSSMTTS; from the exons ATGGAACCACCCAAGGTGCAGCAGCCAGGCGAAGGAGGCCTCAACGTCACCCTCACCATCAGGCTTCTGATGCACGGCAAG GAGGTTGGAAGCATCATTGGAAAG aaaggagagacagtgaAGAAGATGCGTGAAGAG AGTGGTGCACGCATCAACATCTCTGAGGGAAACTGCCCAGAGCGGATAGTTACCATCACCGGACCCACAGATGCCATCTTCAAGGCCTTCGCCATGATCGCATACAAGTTTGAAGAG GATATAATCAACTCTATGAGCAACAGTCCAGCCACCAGCAAGCCTCCTGTCACCCTGCGTCTGGTTGTCCCAGCCAGCCAATGTGGCTCCCTCATAGGGAAAGGAGGCTCCAAAATCAAAGAAatgagagag TCCACAGGTGCTCAGGTACAGGTCGCAGGGGACATGCTGCCCAACTCCACTGAACGAGCAGTCACCATCTCAGGAGCCCCGGAAGCCATTATCCAGTGTGTCAAGCAGATCTGTGTTGTCATGCTAGAG tcccCACCGAAAGGTGCCACTATCCCCTACCGCCCCAAGCCTGCCTCCACCCCCATCATTTTTTCAGGTGGCCAG gCGTACACCATTCAGGGACAATACGCCATCCCTCACCCTGAC CAGTTGACCAAGCTCCACCAGTTGGCTATGCAGCAAACCCCCTTTAACCCCCTTGGACAGACCACCCCTGCCTTCCCCG CAGGTCTGGATGCCAGTAACCAGGCCAGTACTCATGAACTCACCATTCCCAATGAT CTAATAGGCTGCATAATCGGGCGCCAGGGAACCAAAATCAACGAGATCCGTCAGATGTCTGGGGCGCAGATCAAAATTGCTAACGCCATGGAAGGGTCATCGGAGCGCCAGATCACCATCACAGGAACCCCCGCCAACATCAGCCTGGCCCAGTACCTCATCAACGCAAG GTTCAGAGACGTGGCGGCCATGTGGAATGACCCATCCTCCATGACGACATCCTAA
- the LOC124011246 gene encoding poly(rC)-binding protein 3-like isoform X5: MEPPKVQQPGEGGLNVTLTIRLLMHGKEVGSIIGKKGETVKKMREESGARINISEGNCPERIVTITGPTDAIFKAFAMIAYKFEEDIINSMSNSPATSKPPVTLRLVVPASQCGSLIGKGGSKIKEMRESTGAQVQVAGDMLPNSTERAVTISGAPEAIIQCVKQICVVMLESPPKGATIPYRPKPASTPIIFSGGQVRADPLGASTANLSLLLQHQPLPAYTIQGQYAIPHPDQLTKLHQLAMQQTPFNPLGQTTPAFPAGLDASNQASTHELTIPNDLIGCIIGRQGTKINEIRQMSGAQIKIANAMEGSSERQITITGTPANISLAQYLINARFRDVAAMWNDPSSMTTS; encoded by the exons ATGGAACCACCCAAGGTGCAGCAGCCAGGCGAAGGAGGCCTCAACGTCACCCTCACCATCAGGCTTCTGATGCACGGCAAG GAGGTTGGAAGCATCATTGGAAAG aaaggagagacagtgaAGAAGATGCGTGAAGAG AGTGGTGCACGCATCAACATCTCTGAGGGAAACTGCCCAGAGCGGATAGTTACCATCACCGGACCCACAGATGCCATCTTCAAGGCCTTCGCCATGATCGCATACAAGTTTGAAGAG GATATAATCAACTCTATGAGCAACAGTCCAGCCACCAGCAAGCCTCCTGTCACCCTGCGTCTGGTTGTCCCAGCCAGCCAATGTGGCTCCCTCATAGGGAAAGGAGGCTCCAAAATCAAAGAAatgagagag TCCACAGGTGCTCAGGTACAGGTCGCAGGGGACATGCTGCCCAACTCCACTGAACGAGCAGTCACCATCTCAGGAGCCCCGGAAGCCATTATCCAGTGTGTCAAGCAGATCTGTGTTGTCATGCTAGAG tcccCACCGAAAGGTGCCACTATCCCCTACCGCCCCAAGCCTGCCTCCACCCCCATCATTTTTTCAGGTGGCCAGGTAAGAGCCGACCCGCTGGGGGCCTCCACTGCCAACCTCAGCCTCTTACTGCAGCACCAGCCACTGCCT gCGTACACCATTCAGGGACAATACGCCATCCCTCACCCTGAC CAGTTGACCAAGCTCCACCAGTTGGCTATGCAGCAAACCCCCTTTAACCCCCTTGGACAGACCACCCCTGCCTTCCCCG CAGGTCTGGATGCCAGTAACCAGGCCAGTACTCATGAACTCACCATTCCCAATGAT CTAATAGGCTGCATAATCGGGCGCCAGGGAACCAAAATCAACGAGATCCGTCAGATGTCTGGGGCGCAGATCAAAATTGCTAACGCCATGGAAGGGTCATCGGAGCGCCAGATCACCATCACAGGAACCCCCGCCAACATCAGCCTGGCCCAGTACCTCATCAACGCAAG GTTCAGAGACGTGGCGGCCATGTGGAATGACCCATCCTCCATGACGACATCCTAA
- the LOC124011246 gene encoding poly(rC)-binding protein 3-like isoform X11 produces MEPPKVQQPGEGGLNVTLTIRLLMHGKEVGSIIGKKGETVKKMREEVSASGARINISEGNCPERIVTITGPTDAIFKAFAMIAYKFEEDIINSMSNSPATSKPPVTLRLVVPASQCGSLIGKGGSKIKEMRESTGAQVQVAGDMLPNSTERAVTISGAPEAIIQCVKQICVVMLESPPKGATIPYRPKPASTPIIFSGGQAYTIQGQYAIPHPDQLTKLHQLAMQQTPFNPLGQTTPAFPGLDASNQASTHELTIPNDLIGCIIGRQGTKINEIRQMSGAQIKIANAMEGSSERQITITGTPANISLAQYLINARFRDVAAMWNDPSSMTTS; encoded by the exons ATGGAACCACCCAAGGTGCAGCAGCCAGGCGAAGGAGGCCTCAACGTCACCCTCACCATCAGGCTTCTGATGCACGGCAAG GAGGTTGGAAGCATCATTGGAAAG aaaggagagacagtgaAGAAGATGCGTGAAGAGGTAAGTGCA AGTGGTGCACGCATCAACATCTCTGAGGGAAACTGCCCAGAGCGGATAGTTACCATCACCGGACCCACAGATGCCATCTTCAAGGCCTTCGCCATGATCGCATACAAGTTTGAAGAG GATATAATCAACTCTATGAGCAACAGTCCAGCCACCAGCAAGCCTCCTGTCACCCTGCGTCTGGTTGTCCCAGCCAGCCAATGTGGCTCCCTCATAGGGAAAGGAGGCTCCAAAATCAAAGAAatgagagag TCCACAGGTGCTCAGGTACAGGTCGCAGGGGACATGCTGCCCAACTCCACTGAACGAGCAGTCACCATCTCAGGAGCCCCGGAAGCCATTATCCAGTGTGTCAAGCAGATCTGTGTTGTCATGCTAGAG tcccCACCGAAAGGTGCCACTATCCCCTACCGCCCCAAGCCTGCCTCCACCCCCATCATTTTTTCAGGTGGCCAG gCGTACACCATTCAGGGACAATACGCCATCCCTCACCCTGAC CAGTTGACCAAGCTCCACCAGTTGGCTATGCAGCAAACCCCCTTTAACCCCCTTGGACAGACCACCCCTGCCTTCCCCG GTCTGGATGCCAGTAACCAGGCCAGTACTCATGAACTCACCATTCCCAATGAT CTAATAGGCTGCATAATCGGGCGCCAGGGAACCAAAATCAACGAGATCCGTCAGATGTCTGGGGCGCAGATCAAAATTGCTAACGCCATGGAAGGGTCATCGGAGCGCCAGATCACCATCACAGGAACCCCCGCCAACATCAGCCTGGCCCAGTACCTCATCAACGCAAG GTTCAGAGACGTGGCGGCCATGTGGAATGACCCATCCTCCATGACGACATCCTAA
- the LOC124011246 gene encoding poly(rC)-binding protein 3-like isoform X6 gives MEPPKVQQPGEGGLNVTLTIRLLMHGKEVGSIIGKKGETVKKMREESGARINISEGNCPERIVTITGPTDAIFKAFAMIAYKFEEDIINSMSNSPATSKPPVTLRLVVPASQCGSLIGKGGSKIKEMRESTGAQVQVAGDMLPNSTERAVTISGAPEAIIQCVKQICVVMLESPPKGATIPYRPKPASTPIIFSGGQVRADPLGASTANLSLLLQHQPLPAYTIQGQYAIPHPDQLTKLHQLAMQQTPFNPLGQTTPAFPGLDASNQASTHELTIPNDLIGCIIGRQGTKINEIRQMSGAQIKIANAMEGSSERQITITGTPANISLAQYLINARFRDVAAMWNDPSSMTTS, from the exons ATGGAACCACCCAAGGTGCAGCAGCCAGGCGAAGGAGGCCTCAACGTCACCCTCACCATCAGGCTTCTGATGCACGGCAAG GAGGTTGGAAGCATCATTGGAAAG aaaggagagacagtgaAGAAGATGCGTGAAGAG AGTGGTGCACGCATCAACATCTCTGAGGGAAACTGCCCAGAGCGGATAGTTACCATCACCGGACCCACAGATGCCATCTTCAAGGCCTTCGCCATGATCGCATACAAGTTTGAAGAG GATATAATCAACTCTATGAGCAACAGTCCAGCCACCAGCAAGCCTCCTGTCACCCTGCGTCTGGTTGTCCCAGCCAGCCAATGTGGCTCCCTCATAGGGAAAGGAGGCTCCAAAATCAAAGAAatgagagag TCCACAGGTGCTCAGGTACAGGTCGCAGGGGACATGCTGCCCAACTCCACTGAACGAGCAGTCACCATCTCAGGAGCCCCGGAAGCCATTATCCAGTGTGTCAAGCAGATCTGTGTTGTCATGCTAGAG tcccCACCGAAAGGTGCCACTATCCCCTACCGCCCCAAGCCTGCCTCCACCCCCATCATTTTTTCAGGTGGCCAGGTAAGAGCCGACCCGCTGGGGGCCTCCACTGCCAACCTCAGCCTCTTACTGCAGCACCAGCCACTGCCT gCGTACACCATTCAGGGACAATACGCCATCCCTCACCCTGAC CAGTTGACCAAGCTCCACCAGTTGGCTATGCAGCAAACCCCCTTTAACCCCCTTGGACAGACCACCCCTGCCTTCCCCG GTCTGGATGCCAGTAACCAGGCCAGTACTCATGAACTCACCATTCCCAATGAT CTAATAGGCTGCATAATCGGGCGCCAGGGAACCAAAATCAACGAGATCCGTCAGATGTCTGGGGCGCAGATCAAAATTGCTAACGCCATGGAAGGGTCATCGGAGCGCCAGATCACCATCACAGGAACCCCCGCCAACATCAGCCTGGCCCAGTACCTCATCAACGCAAG GTTCAGAGACGTGGCGGCCATGTGGAATGACCCATCCTCCATGACGACATCCTAA
- the LOC124011246 gene encoding poly(rC)-binding protein 3-like isoform X1 codes for MEPPKVQQPGEGGLNVTLTIRLLMHGKEVGSIIGKKGETVKKMREEVSASGARINISEGNCPERIVTITGPTDAIFKAFAMIAYKFEEDIINSMSNSPATSKPPVTLRLVVPASQCGSLIGKGGSKIKEMRESTGAQVQVAGDMLPNSTERAVTISGAPEAIIQCVKQICVVMLESPPKGATIPYRPKPASTPIIFSGGQVRADPLGASTANLSLLLQHQPLPAYTIQGQYAIPHPDQLTKLHQLAMQQTPFNPLGQTTPAFPAGLDASNQASTHELTIPNDLIGCIIGRQGTKINEIRQMSGAQIKIANAMEGSSERQITITGTPANISLAQYLINARFRDVAAMWNDPSSMTTS; via the exons ATGGAACCACCCAAGGTGCAGCAGCCAGGCGAAGGAGGCCTCAACGTCACCCTCACCATCAGGCTTCTGATGCACGGCAAG GAGGTTGGAAGCATCATTGGAAAG aaaggagagacagtgaAGAAGATGCGTGAAGAGGTAAGTGCA AGTGGTGCACGCATCAACATCTCTGAGGGAAACTGCCCAGAGCGGATAGTTACCATCACCGGACCCACAGATGCCATCTTCAAGGCCTTCGCCATGATCGCATACAAGTTTGAAGAG GATATAATCAACTCTATGAGCAACAGTCCAGCCACCAGCAAGCCTCCTGTCACCCTGCGTCTGGTTGTCCCAGCCAGCCAATGTGGCTCCCTCATAGGGAAAGGAGGCTCCAAAATCAAAGAAatgagagag TCCACAGGTGCTCAGGTACAGGTCGCAGGGGACATGCTGCCCAACTCCACTGAACGAGCAGTCACCATCTCAGGAGCCCCGGAAGCCATTATCCAGTGTGTCAAGCAGATCTGTGTTGTCATGCTAGAG tcccCACCGAAAGGTGCCACTATCCCCTACCGCCCCAAGCCTGCCTCCACCCCCATCATTTTTTCAGGTGGCCAGGTAAGAGCCGACCCGCTGGGGGCCTCCACTGCCAACCTCAGCCTCTTACTGCAGCACCAGCCACTGCCT gCGTACACCATTCAGGGACAATACGCCATCCCTCACCCTGAC CAGTTGACCAAGCTCCACCAGTTGGCTATGCAGCAAACCCCCTTTAACCCCCTTGGACAGACCACCCCTGCCTTCCCCG CAGGTCTGGATGCCAGTAACCAGGCCAGTACTCATGAACTCACCATTCCCAATGAT CTAATAGGCTGCATAATCGGGCGCCAGGGAACCAAAATCAACGAGATCCGTCAGATGTCTGGGGCGCAGATCAAAATTGCTAACGCCATGGAAGGGTCATCGGAGCGCCAGATCACCATCACAGGAACCCCCGCCAACATCAGCCTGGCCCAGTACCTCATCAACGCAAG GTTCAGAGACGTGGCGGCCATGTGGAATGACCCATCCTCCATGACGACATCCTAA
- the LOC124011246 gene encoding poly(rC)-binding protein 3-like isoform X13 — MEPPKVQQPGEGGLNVTLTIRLLMHGKEVGSIIGKKGETVKKMREESGARINISEGNCPERIVTITGPTDAIFKAFAMIAYKFEEDIINSMSNSPATSKPPVTLRLVVPASQCGSLIGKGGSKIKEMRESTGAQVQVAGDMLPNSTERAVTISGAPEAIIQCVKQICVVMLESPPKGATIPYRPKPASTPIIFSGGQAYTIQGQYAIPHPDLTKLHQLAMQQTPFNPLGQTTPAFPAGLDASNQASTHELTIPNDLIGCIIGRQGTKINEIRQMSGAQIKIANAMEGSSERQITITGTPANISLAQYLINARFRDVAAMWNDPSSMTTS; from the exons ATGGAACCACCCAAGGTGCAGCAGCCAGGCGAAGGAGGCCTCAACGTCACCCTCACCATCAGGCTTCTGATGCACGGCAAG GAGGTTGGAAGCATCATTGGAAAG aaaggagagacagtgaAGAAGATGCGTGAAGAG AGTGGTGCACGCATCAACATCTCTGAGGGAAACTGCCCAGAGCGGATAGTTACCATCACCGGACCCACAGATGCCATCTTCAAGGCCTTCGCCATGATCGCATACAAGTTTGAAGAG GATATAATCAACTCTATGAGCAACAGTCCAGCCACCAGCAAGCCTCCTGTCACCCTGCGTCTGGTTGTCCCAGCCAGCCAATGTGGCTCCCTCATAGGGAAAGGAGGCTCCAAAATCAAAGAAatgagagag TCCACAGGTGCTCAGGTACAGGTCGCAGGGGACATGCTGCCCAACTCCACTGAACGAGCAGTCACCATCTCAGGAGCCCCGGAAGCCATTATCCAGTGTGTCAAGCAGATCTGTGTTGTCATGCTAGAG tcccCACCGAAAGGTGCCACTATCCCCTACCGCCCCAAGCCTGCCTCCACCCCCATCATTTTTTCAGGTGGCCAG gCGTACACCATTCAGGGACAATACGCCATCCCTCACCCTGAC TTGACCAAGCTCCACCAGTTGGCTATGCAGCAAACCCCCTTTAACCCCCTTGGACAGACCACCCCTGCCTTCCCCG CAGGTCTGGATGCCAGTAACCAGGCCAGTACTCATGAACTCACCATTCCCAATGAT CTAATAGGCTGCATAATCGGGCGCCAGGGAACCAAAATCAACGAGATCCGTCAGATGTCTGGGGCGCAGATCAAAATTGCTAACGCCATGGAAGGGTCATCGGAGCGCCAGATCACCATCACAGGAACCCCCGCCAACATCAGCCTGGCCCAGTACCTCATCAACGCAAG GTTCAGAGACGTGGCGGCCATGTGGAATGACCCATCCTCCATGACGACATCCTAA
- the LOC124011246 gene encoding poly(rC)-binding protein 3-like isoform X19, with amino-acid sequence MEPPKVQQPGEGGLNVTLTIRLLMHGKEVGSIIGKKGETVKKMREESGARINISEGNCPERIVTITGPTDAIFKAFAMIAYKFEEDIINSMSNSPATSKPPVTLRLVVPASQCGSLIGKGGSKIKEMRESTGAQVQVAGDMLPNSTERAVTISGAPEAIIQCVKQICVVMLEAYTIQGQYAIPHPDLTKLHQLAMQQTPFNPLGQTTPAFPAGLDASNQASTHELTIPNDLIGCIIGRQGTKINEIRQMSGAQIKIANAMEGSSERQITITGTPANISLAQYLINARFRDVAAMWNDPSSMTTS; translated from the exons ATGGAACCACCCAAGGTGCAGCAGCCAGGCGAAGGAGGCCTCAACGTCACCCTCACCATCAGGCTTCTGATGCACGGCAAG GAGGTTGGAAGCATCATTGGAAAG aaaggagagacagtgaAGAAGATGCGTGAAGAG AGTGGTGCACGCATCAACATCTCTGAGGGAAACTGCCCAGAGCGGATAGTTACCATCACCGGACCCACAGATGCCATCTTCAAGGCCTTCGCCATGATCGCATACAAGTTTGAAGAG GATATAATCAACTCTATGAGCAACAGTCCAGCCACCAGCAAGCCTCCTGTCACCCTGCGTCTGGTTGTCCCAGCCAGCCAATGTGGCTCCCTCATAGGGAAAGGAGGCTCCAAAATCAAAGAAatgagagag TCCACAGGTGCTCAGGTACAGGTCGCAGGGGACATGCTGCCCAACTCCACTGAACGAGCAGTCACCATCTCAGGAGCCCCGGAAGCCATTATCCAGTGTGTCAAGCAGATCTGTGTTGTCATGCTAGAG gCGTACACCATTCAGGGACAATACGCCATCCCTCACCCTGAC TTGACCAAGCTCCACCAGTTGGCTATGCAGCAAACCCCCTTTAACCCCCTTGGACAGACCACCCCTGCCTTCCCCG CAGGTCTGGATGCCAGTAACCAGGCCAGTACTCATGAACTCACCATTCCCAATGAT CTAATAGGCTGCATAATCGGGCGCCAGGGAACCAAAATCAACGAGATCCGTCAGATGTCTGGGGCGCAGATCAAAATTGCTAACGCCATGGAAGGGTCATCGGAGCGCCAGATCACCATCACAGGAACCCCCGCCAACATCAGCCTGGCCCAGTACCTCATCAACGCAAG GTTCAGAGACGTGGCGGCCATGTGGAATGACCCATCCTCCATGACGACATCCTAA
- the LOC124011246 gene encoding poly(rC)-binding protein 3-like isoform X2, which produces MEPPKVQQPGEGGLNVTLTIRLLMHGKEVGSIIGKKGETVKKMREEVSASGARINISEGNCPERIVTITGPTDAIFKAFAMIAYKFEEDIINSMSNSPATSKPPVTLRLVVPASQCGSLIGKGGSKIKEMRESTGAQVQVAGDMLPNSTERAVTISGAPEAIIQCVKQICVVMLESPPKGATIPYRPKPASTPIIFSGGQVRADPLGASTANLSLLLQHQPLPAYTIQGQYAIPHPDLTKLHQLAMQQTPFNPLGQTTPAFPAGLDASNQASTHELTIPNDLIGCIIGRQGTKINEIRQMSGAQIKIANAMEGSSERQITITGTPANISLAQYLINARFRDVAAMWNDPSSMTTS; this is translated from the exons ATGGAACCACCCAAGGTGCAGCAGCCAGGCGAAGGAGGCCTCAACGTCACCCTCACCATCAGGCTTCTGATGCACGGCAAG GAGGTTGGAAGCATCATTGGAAAG aaaggagagacagtgaAGAAGATGCGTGAAGAGGTAAGTGCA AGTGGTGCACGCATCAACATCTCTGAGGGAAACTGCCCAGAGCGGATAGTTACCATCACCGGACCCACAGATGCCATCTTCAAGGCCTTCGCCATGATCGCATACAAGTTTGAAGAG GATATAATCAACTCTATGAGCAACAGTCCAGCCACCAGCAAGCCTCCTGTCACCCTGCGTCTGGTTGTCCCAGCCAGCCAATGTGGCTCCCTCATAGGGAAAGGAGGCTCCAAAATCAAAGAAatgagagag TCCACAGGTGCTCAGGTACAGGTCGCAGGGGACATGCTGCCCAACTCCACTGAACGAGCAGTCACCATCTCAGGAGCCCCGGAAGCCATTATCCAGTGTGTCAAGCAGATCTGTGTTGTCATGCTAGAG tcccCACCGAAAGGTGCCACTATCCCCTACCGCCCCAAGCCTGCCTCCACCCCCATCATTTTTTCAGGTGGCCAGGTAAGAGCCGACCCGCTGGGGGCCTCCACTGCCAACCTCAGCCTCTTACTGCAGCACCAGCCACTGCCT gCGTACACCATTCAGGGACAATACGCCATCCCTCACCCTGAC TTGACCAAGCTCCACCAGTTGGCTATGCAGCAAACCCCCTTTAACCCCCTTGGACAGACCACCCCTGCCTTCCCCG CAGGTCTGGATGCCAGTAACCAGGCCAGTACTCATGAACTCACCATTCCCAATGAT CTAATAGGCTGCATAATCGGGCGCCAGGGAACCAAAATCAACGAGATCCGTCAGATGTCTGGGGCGCAGATCAAAATTGCTAACGCCATGGAAGGGTCATCGGAGCGCCAGATCACCATCACAGGAACCCCCGCCAACATCAGCCTGGCCCAGTACCTCATCAACGCAAG GTTCAGAGACGTGGCGGCCATGTGGAATGACCCATCCTCCATGACGACATCCTAA
- the LOC124011246 gene encoding poly(rC)-binding protein 3-like isoform X7 encodes MEPPKVQQPGEGGLNVTLTIRLLMHGKEVGSIIGKKGETVKKMREESGARINISEGNCPERIVTITGPTDAIFKAFAMIAYKFEEDIINSMSNSPATSKPPVTLRLVVPASQCGSLIGKGGSKIKEMRESTGAQVQVAGDMLPNSTERAVTISGAPEAIIQCVKQICVVMLESPPKGATIPYRPKPASTPIIFSGGQVRADPLGASTANLSLLLQHQPLPAYTIQGQYAIPHPDLTKLHQLAMQQTPFNPLGQTTPAFPAGLDASNQASTHELTIPNDLIGCIIGRQGTKINEIRQMSGAQIKIANAMEGSSERQITITGTPANISLAQYLINARFRDVAAMWNDPSSMTTS; translated from the exons ATGGAACCACCCAAGGTGCAGCAGCCAGGCGAAGGAGGCCTCAACGTCACCCTCACCATCAGGCTTCTGATGCACGGCAAG GAGGTTGGAAGCATCATTGGAAAG aaaggagagacagtgaAGAAGATGCGTGAAGAG AGTGGTGCACGCATCAACATCTCTGAGGGAAACTGCCCAGAGCGGATAGTTACCATCACCGGACCCACAGATGCCATCTTCAAGGCCTTCGCCATGATCGCATACAAGTTTGAAGAG GATATAATCAACTCTATGAGCAACAGTCCAGCCACCAGCAAGCCTCCTGTCACCCTGCGTCTGGTTGTCCCAGCCAGCCAATGTGGCTCCCTCATAGGGAAAGGAGGCTCCAAAATCAAAGAAatgagagag TCCACAGGTGCTCAGGTACAGGTCGCAGGGGACATGCTGCCCAACTCCACTGAACGAGCAGTCACCATCTCAGGAGCCCCGGAAGCCATTATCCAGTGTGTCAAGCAGATCTGTGTTGTCATGCTAGAG tcccCACCGAAAGGTGCCACTATCCCCTACCGCCCCAAGCCTGCCTCCACCCCCATCATTTTTTCAGGTGGCCAGGTAAGAGCCGACCCGCTGGGGGCCTCCACTGCCAACCTCAGCCTCTTACTGCAGCACCAGCCACTGCCT gCGTACACCATTCAGGGACAATACGCCATCCCTCACCCTGAC TTGACCAAGCTCCACCAGTTGGCTATGCAGCAAACCCCCTTTAACCCCCTTGGACAGACCACCCCTGCCTTCCCCG CAGGTCTGGATGCCAGTAACCAGGCCAGTACTCATGAACTCACCATTCCCAATGAT CTAATAGGCTGCATAATCGGGCGCCAGGGAACCAAAATCAACGAGATCCGTCAGATGTCTGGGGCGCAGATCAAAATTGCTAACGCCATGGAAGGGTCATCGGAGCGCCAGATCACCATCACAGGAACCCCCGCCAACATCAGCCTGGCCCAGTACCTCATCAACGCAAG GTTCAGAGACGTGGCGGCCATGTGGAATGACCCATCCTCCATGACGACATCCTAA